The following are encoded together in the Blautia obeum ATCC 29174 genome:
- a CDS encoding Crp/Fnr family transcriptional regulator has product MNYKKSNGLNYILISDTALFQGCSPVETEKLLSGMQFFTKAYKKGVPVYHAGTPVSDIGIVLHGVVQIENNDLWGNKNIISLAQAGEVFAEAYACIPGEPMMVDVIALEDCEILFLNVPRLFQLASSGKGEYSVLIRNLTMISARKNLLLSRRILHTSSKKIRGRLLSYLSHQAELQGSRYIDIPLNRQQLADYLSLDRSALSKELAKMKQDGLLDYHKNSFVLKNV; this is encoded by the coding sequence ATGAATTATAAAAAAAGCAACGGATTAAACTATATACTGATTTCTGACACAGCACTCTTCCAGGGCTGTTCCCCTGTCGAAACAGAAAAGCTACTGTCCGGTATGCAATTTTTCACAAAAGCATATAAAAAAGGAGTTCCGGTTTATCACGCCGGAACTCCTGTATCTGATATCGGAATCGTTTTGCACGGTGTTGTTCAGATTGAAAATAATGACCTCTGGGGAAACAAAAATATCATCAGCCTTGCCCAGGCCGGAGAAGTTTTTGCAGAAGCATATGCCTGTATTCCCGGAGAACCCATGATGGTTGATGTTATCGCCTTAGAAGACTGCGAGATTCTCTTTCTAAATGTTCCCAGACTATTCCAGCTTGCCTCTTCCGGTAAAGGAGAATACTCTGTGCTGATCCGCAATCTTACCATGATCAGTGCACGCAAAAACCTGCTGCTCTCCCGCCGTATTCTCCACACATCCTCCAAAAAGATCCGTGGCCGCCTGCTCTCTTATCTTTCCCATCAGGCCGAATTACAGGGCAGCCGCTATATCGATATTCCCCTGAACCGTCAGCAGCTTGCTGACTATCTCAGCCTTGACAGGAGCGCCCTGTCCAAAGAACTGGCTAAGATGAAACAGGACGGACTGCTGGATTACCATAAAAACAGTTTTGTCCTGAAAAATGTGTAA
- the trpD gene encoding anthranilate phosphoribosyltransferase, with the protein MIKEAIIKLSQKEDLTYQEAESVMDEIMSGQATPVQMSSYLTALSMKGETIDEITASAAGMRAHCIKLLHDLDVLEIVGTGGDGANSFNISTTSSLVIAAGGISVAKHGNRAASSKSGAADVLEALGVNITIPPEKSAELLKKINICFLFAQNYHIAMKYVAPIRKELGIRTVFNILGPLSNPAGANMELMGVFDQTLVEPLAQVMAKLGVTKGMVVFGQDKLDEISMSAPTSVCEIKDGWFQSYEITPEQFGYERCSKDDLVGGTPAENAEITKKILKGEERGPKRQAVCLNAGAALYIAGKAESIEKGVRMAEELIDSGAALRKLEEFITCSNA; encoded by the coding sequence ATGATCAAAGAAGCAATCATAAAACTTTCCCAAAAAGAAGATCTGACATATCAGGAAGCAGAAAGCGTTATGGACGAAATTATGAGTGGACAGGCAACACCGGTTCAGATGTCTTCTTATCTCACGGCACTTTCCATGAAGGGAGAAACGATTGATGAGATTACTGCTTCAGCAGCAGGAATGAGAGCACATTGTATCAAACTACTGCATGATCTGGATGTTCTAGAAATCGTTGGAACCGGCGGTGACGGAGCCAATTCTTTTAATATTTCGACGACCTCTTCTCTGGTGATCGCTGCAGGAGGAATATCGGTTGCAAAGCATGGAAATCGTGCCGCATCATCTAAAAGTGGGGCAGCAGATGTCCTTGAGGCACTTGGGGTAAATATTACAATTCCACCGGAAAAGAGTGCTGAACTCCTGAAAAAAATTAATATCTGTTTCCTGTTTGCACAGAATTATCACATTGCTATGAAGTATGTAGCACCAATCCGTAAAGAACTTGGAATCCGTACTGTGTTTAATATTCTTGGACCTTTAAGTAATCCGGCAGGAGCAAATATGGAACTTATGGGTGTGTTTGATCAGACGCTTGTAGAGCCACTTGCGCAGGTTATGGCAAAGCTTGGCGTGACAAAAGGAATGGTTGTTTTCGGACAGGATAAACTGGATGAGATTTCTATGAGTGCCCCAACTTCTGTATGCGAGATCAAGGATGGCTGGTTCCAGTCTTATGAGATCACGCCGGAGCAGTTTGGATATGAGAGATGCAGTAAAGATGATCTGGTAGGTGGTACACCGGCAGAAAATGCAGAGATTACAAAGAAGATTCTGAAAGGTGAAGAAAGGGGACCGAAGCGTCAGGCAGTCTGCCTCAATGCAGGAGCGGCTCTGTATATCGCCGGTAAAGCAGAATCTATAGAAAAAGGTGTACGAATGGCAGAAGAGCTGATTGACAGTGGAGCAGCTTTAAGAAAATTAGAGGAGTTCATCACCTGCTCCAATGCTTAA
- a CDS encoding DUF2798 domain-containing protein, translating into MPKNKFQEVIFTIIMVFFMVYAMICYNISLNIGGMSNEVFLSAFHELIIMGPIAFILDFFIVSKLAFMCAARMVDFRNCHPFSKILAISVPSVAFMCPLMSLAATILFKNAGSQFIAVWIQTTAMNFPAAFFWQLIYAGPIVRFIFRHIFRENERVQDAAVSAE; encoded by the coding sequence ATGCCCAAAAACAAATTTCAGGAAGTAATTTTTACAATTATTATGGTATTTTTCATGGTTTATGCCATGATCTGCTACAACATCTCACTGAACATCGGTGGAATGTCAAACGAAGTATTCCTTTCTGCATTCCATGAACTTATCATCATGGGACCGATTGCTTTCATTCTTGACTTTTTCATCGTATCTAAACTTGCATTTATGTGTGCAGCACGTATGGTAGATTTCAGAAATTGTCATCCATTCAGTAAAATTCTTGCTATTTCTGTACCATCTGTGGCATTTATGTGCCCACTGATGAGCCTTGCTGCTACAATCCTGTTTAAGAATGCAGGAAGTCAGTTCATCGCTGTATGGATTCAGACGACAGCTATGAATTTCCCGGCGGCATTTTTCTGGCAGCTCATCTATGCCGGACCAATCGTTCGTTTTATCTTCAGACATATCTTCAGAGAAAATGAACGAGTACAGGATGCAGCTGTTTCTGCTGAATAA
- a CDS encoding Cof-type HAD-IIB family hydrolase: MSIRLIASDLDGTLLTDCKELSPKTREVLDLAVQHGIYIVPATGRSFHSIPEMIRNYPGVEYVITANGGAVYSVREGKRVYQCLLEKESVEAAIAVRKRENMVLEVVIDGVPYAEEAYVKDPIQYLATEYGAKYIKATRKPVKDICRFAQKHAEELDSISFVCRYEDKERLYTSLDKEIPNIYVTSSVPNLMEVGHIDAGKGKTLLWLLKKLEISTEEAMAFGDADNDISMLTSVKYGMAMGNGTENCRKAAPYVTDTNEKDGVAKGILRFLSEVE; encoded by the coding sequence TTGAGCATCAGATTAATTGCAAGTGATCTTGACGGGACTTTGTTGACAGATTGTAAGGAATTATCACCAAAAACAAGAGAGGTACTGGATCTGGCAGTACAGCATGGAATATATATTGTACCGGCAACGGGCAGATCTTTTCATTCCATACCGGAAATGATCCGAAATTATCCGGGAGTGGAGTATGTGATCACGGCTAATGGAGGTGCTGTTTATTCGGTAAGAGAAGGAAAAAGAGTCTATCAGTGTCTCCTGGAAAAAGAGTCGGTGGAAGCTGCTATTGCAGTGCGAAAAAGAGAAAATATGGTCCTGGAAGTGGTGATTGACGGAGTGCCTTATGCAGAAGAGGCATATGTTAAAGATCCGATACAATATCTGGCGACAGAGTATGGTGCGAAATACATTAAAGCTACCAGAAAGCCAGTAAAAGATATCTGCAGATTTGCACAGAAACATGCAGAAGAGCTGGACAGTATTTCTTTTGTTTGTCGTTATGAGGACAAAGAACGACTGTATACTTCGTTGGACAAAGAAATCCCCAATATCTATGTAACTTCATCTGTGCCAAATCTGATGGAAGTCGGACATATAGATGCAGGAAAGGGAAAGACGCTTCTGTGGCTTTTGAAAAAATTGGAGATTTCAACAGAGGAAGCAATGGCTTTTGGAGATGCGGATAATGATATCAGTATGCTGACGTCTGTAAAATATGGAATGGCGATGGGAAATGGCACAGAAAACTGCAGAAAAGCAGCCCCTTATGTGACAGATACGAATGAAAAGGATGGTGTGGCGAAGGGAATTTTGAGGTTTCTATCAGAAGTAGAATAG
- the trpC gene encoding indole-3-glycerol phosphate synthase TrpC: MNILNEIAEKTRERIEKDKIEMPREDLIREIQQKKVQMLLNPLIQSETAKTPHSFYQALKKPGMSYICEVKKASPSKGLIAPDFPYLDIAKEYKAAGAVAISCLTEPFYFQGSDQYLWEIASEVDIPVLRKDFVIDDYMILQAAAYGAAAVLLICALLDDTQLREYREMAEDLGMDALVEAHDAQEVERALKSGARIIGVNNRDLKTFEVDMENSIRLRKLAPENVIFVSESGIRTADDIKKLHDNQIEAVLIGETLMRSKDKKAALEELNGAPLAEE, from the coding sequence ATGAACATATTAAATGAGATTGCCGAAAAAACAAGGGAACGTATCGAGAAAGACAAAATAGAAATGCCAAGAGAAGACCTGATCCGTGAGATTCAGCAAAAAAAGGTACAGATGCTGCTGAATCCGCTGATCCAGTCGGAGACAGCAAAAACACCGCACAGTTTTTATCAGGCACTGAAAAAACCTGGAATGTCCTATATCTGTGAGGTCAAAAAAGCATCCCCTTCCAAAGGACTGATTGCACCGGATTTTCCGTATCTGGATATTGCAAAAGAGTATAAGGCGGCCGGAGCAGTAGCAATTTCCTGTCTGACAGAGCCATTTTATTTCCAGGGATCAGATCAGTATTTGTGGGAAATTGCATCCGAAGTGGACATTCCGGTACTTCGAAAAGATTTTGTGATCGATGATTATATGATTCTGCAGGCGGCCGCTTATGGTGCCGCAGCTGTACTTCTGATCTGCGCGCTGCTTGATGATACACAGCTTCGTGAATACCGGGAAATGGCAGAAGATCTTGGAATGGATGCTCTGGTTGAAGCGCATGACGCACAGGAAGTAGAAAGAGCTTTAAAGAGCGGTGCCAGAATCATTGGAGTGAATAACCGTGATCTGAAAACGTTTGAGGTGGATATGGAAAACAGTATCCGGCTTCGTAAACTGGCACCGGAAAATGTGATTTTTGTATCCGAAAGCGGTATCCGTACCGCTGATGATATAAAAAAACTGCACGATAATCAGATTGAGGCAGTGCTGATCGGGGAGACTCTGATGAGAAGTAAAGACAAAAAAGCAGCTCTGGAAGAGTTGAATGGAGCACCTCTGGCAGAAGAATAA
- a CDS encoding anthranilate synthase component II → MIVLIDNYDSFSYNVYQLIGSVEPDIKVVRNDEYTVKEIEAMRPEALIISPGPGKPSDAGICIEAIRYFVGRLPILGICLGHQAICEAFGGEVSYAKELMHGKKKTIYTVGKSRIFEGLGDSFQAARYHSLAALKDKLPDVLKVTAEAEDGEIMAVEHTEYPIYGVQFHPESVMTPDGKKMIENFINVVRA, encoded by the coding sequence ATGATCGTACTGATTGATAATTATGACAGTTTTTCTTATAACGTATATCAGTTGATCGGTTCTGTAGAACCTGATATAAAAGTTGTTCGAAACGATGAATATACAGTCAAAGAAATTGAAGCAATGAGACCGGAAGCCCTGATCATTTCACCGGGCCCCGGAAAACCGTCAGATGCAGGAATCTGCATAGAGGCAATCAGATATTTTGTAGGAAGACTTCCGATTCTTGGGATCTGTCTGGGACATCAGGCAATCTGTGAGGCTTTTGGCGGAGAAGTTTCTTATGCGAAAGAGCTGATGCATGGAAAGAAAAAAACGATTTATACGGTAGGAAAGAGCAGGATTTTTGAGGGACTGGGAGACAGCTTTCAGGCAGCCAGATATCATTCACTGGCAGCATTAAAAGATAAATTGCCGGATGTACTTAAGGTTACGGCAGAGGCAGAAGATGGCGAGATTATGGCGGTAGAACATACAGAATATCCAATTTATGGAGTACAGTTTCATCCAGAATCTGTTATGACGCCGGATGGAAAAAAGATGATAGAAAATTTTATAAATGTTGTAAGAGCATAG
- a CDS encoding 4Fe-4S dicluster domain-containing protein, with product MIRRIIHIDEEKCNGCGACAAACHESAIGMVDGKAKLLRDDYCDGLGDCLPACPTGAITFVEREAAAYDEEAVLANQRKKAGENKSAHHMSGGCPGSRMRQMKRETTAPTENKMESQLQQWPVQIKLVPTQAPYFEGAKLLIAADCTAYAYANFHQDFIRGKVVLVGCPKLDSVDYSEKLEEIIQSNNISSMTVVRMEVPCCGGLEMAAKKALQNSGKFIPWQVVTISVDGKILD from the coding sequence ATGATAAGAAGAATTATTCATATAGACGAAGAAAAATGCAACGGATGTGGTGCGTGTGCGGCTGCCTGCCACGAGAGCGCAATCGGAATGGTTGACGGCAAAGCGAAGCTTCTGCGTGACGATTATTGCGACGGACTTGGTGACTGTCTGCCAGCCTGTCCGACCGGTGCGATCACATTCGTAGAGAGAGAAGCAGCAGCTTATGATGAAGAGGCTGTACTTGCAAATCAGCGAAAAAAAGCAGGCGAGAATAAATCAGCACATCATATGAGCGGTGGATGTCCGGGAAGCCGTATGCGTCAGATGAAGCGTGAGACAACAGCTCCGACTGAAAATAAAATGGAATCTCAGCTGCAGCAGTGGCCGGTGCAGATTAAGCTTGTGCCGACGCAGGCACCGTATTTTGAGGGCGCGAAGCTTTTGATCGCAGCAGACTGTACTGCCTATGCCTACGCAAATTTTCATCAGGATTTTATCAGAGGGAAAGTTGTTTTAGTGGGCTGTCCGAAACTGGACAGTGTAGATTACAGTGAGAAACTGGAAGAAATTATCCAAAGCAATAATATCAGCAGTATGACGGTTGTGCGTATGGAAGTTCCGTGTTGCGGCGGTCTGGAAATGGCAGCAAAAAAAGCTCTCCAGAACAGCGGGAAATTCATTCCGTGGCAGGTTGTTACAATCTCCGTTGACGGAAAAATTCTGGACTGA
- a CDS encoding NUDIX hydrolase, which yields MEFWDIYDKDKKPTGRTMKRNDWCLKDGEYHLTVLGVVARPDGTFLITKRVMTKAWAPGCWEVSGGAAQAGEESYEAVLREVKEETGLDVRNAEGGYLFTYKRENPGEGDNYFVDVYRFVMDIDDKDLKLQTEETDGYMFATLEQIKGFAAEDKFLHYESIKKVFEF from the coding sequence ATGGAATTTTGGGATATTTATGATAAAGATAAGAAGCCGACAGGACGCACTATGAAACGTAACGACTGGTGTCTGAAAGATGGAGAATACCATCTGACAGTGCTTGGCGTAGTTGCACGTCCGGATGGAACTTTTCTGATTACCAAACGTGTTATGACCAAGGCATGGGCACCGGGCTGCTGGGAGGTTTCCGGTGGTGCTGCGCAGGCAGGAGAAGAGTCTTATGAGGCGGTTCTTCGAGAGGTAAAAGAAGAGACCGGACTGGATGTCAGAAATGCAGAAGGCGGCTATCTGTTTACTTATAAACGTGAGAATCCGGGTGAGGGAGATAATTATTTTGTGGATGTGTATCGCTTCGTCATGGATATCGATGACAAAGATTTGAAGCTGCAGACAGAAGAAACAGATGGATATATGTTTGCAACTCTGGAGCAGATCAAAGGATTTGCGGCAGAAGACAAATTTCTTCATTATGAAAGCATTAAAAAGGTTTTTGAATTCTGA
- the trpE gene encoding anthranilate synthase component I: protein MYPTIEDIRKIAAKGQYKRVPVCREVYADRYTPVEAMRTLRKASRHCYLLESASQTEVWGRYSFLGYEPTMEITCTDGLMKIRHTEVADKEETVKKVMHPGDTLREILREYKSPVIEEMPPFTGGLVGYFSYDYIKYSEPKLKLGEHEDPDFRDMDLMLFDQVIAFDHYRQKVLLITGVMLDDLENSYQKAEKKLAEMADLIRNGEKEEFRPLQLGSTISPQFPKEKYCKMVEKAKHYIHEGDIFQVVLSNPMRAKAEGSLFDTYRVLRATNPSPYMFYFSSDDIEIAGASPETLVKLEDKKLTTFPLAGTRPRGKTKQEDQELEEGLLKDEKELAEHNMLVDLGRNDIGRISRIGTVEVEKYMSVEHFSQVMHIGSTVAGELREDKDAVDAVDSILPAGTLSGAPKFRACQIIEELEQSKRGIYGGAIGYLDFAGNLDTCIAIRLVYKKNGEICIRSGAGIVADSVPEKEFDECCNKARAVVLAIEKSQEGLE, encoded by the coding sequence ATGTATCCTACGATAGAAGACATCAGAAAAATTGCAGCAAAAGGACAGTACAAAAGAGTTCCGGTCTGCCGCGAGGTATATGCAGACAGATACACTCCGGTAGAGGCTATGAGAACCTTAAGAAAAGCAAGCAGACATTGTTATCTGCTTGAGAGTGCCAGCCAGACAGAAGTATGGGGAAGATATTCTTTCCTGGGATATGAACCAACAATGGAGATTACCTGTACGGATGGGCTTATGAAAATCCGGCATACAGAAGTGGCAGACAAAGAAGAAACTGTAAAAAAGGTAATGCATCCGGGTGATACATTAAGAGAAATCTTACGAGAGTATAAAAGTCCGGTGATAGAGGAGATGCCTCCATTTACGGGCGGACTTGTTGGATATTTTTCATACGATTATATCAAATACAGCGAACCCAAACTGAAGCTCGGAGAACACGAAGATCCGGATTTCAGAGACATGGATCTGATGCTTTTTGATCAGGTGATCGCGTTTGATCATTACAGACAAAAGGTACTTCTGATCACAGGTGTTATGTTGGATGATTTGGAAAACTCTTACCAGAAAGCAGAAAAAAAGCTTGCAGAAATGGCAGATCTGATTCGAAATGGAGAAAAAGAAGAGTTTCGGCCATTGCAACTTGGCTCAACGATCAGTCCTCAGTTTCCTAAAGAAAAATATTGCAAAATGGTAGAAAAGGCAAAGCATTATATTCATGAAGGGGATATTTTTCAGGTGGTGCTTTCCAACCCGATGAGAGCAAAAGCCGAGGGTAGCCTGTTTGATACTTACAGGGTTCTGAGGGCAACCAATCCGTCTCCGTATATGTTCTATTTTTCCAGTGATGATATCGAAATTGCAGGTGCTTCCCCGGAAACACTTGTCAAGCTGGAAGACAAAAAACTGACTACTTTTCCACTGGCAGGAACAAGACCGAGAGGCAAGACAAAGCAGGAAGATCAGGAACTGGAAGAGGGACTTCTGAAAGACGAAAAGGAACTTGCAGAACACAATATGCTGGTGGATCTTGGGCGAAATGACATCGGAAGAATCAGCAGGATCGGAACGGTAGAAGTAGAAAAATATATGAGTGTGGAACACTTTTCACAGGTAATGCATATTGGTTCTACGGTTGCCGGAGAGCTTCGAGAAGATAAAGATGCGGTAGATGCCGTGGACTCTATTTTACCGGCAGGAACGCTTTCCGGAGCACCGAAATTCAGGGCATGTCAGATTATTGAAGAACTGGAGCAGAGCAAACGAGGAATATACGGTGGAGCGATCGGATATCTTGATTTTGCGGGAAATCTGGATACCTGTATTGCAATCCGCCTGGTATATAAGAAAAATGGTGAGATCTGTATCCGCTCCGGTGCAGGAATCGTGGCAGACAGTGTTCCGGAAAAAGAGTTTGACGAGTGCTGCAACAAAGCAAGAGCCGTAGTTCTGGCAATCGAAAAGTCACAGGAGGGATTGGAATGA
- a CDS encoding ParA family protein, with protein sequence MGKTVTICFTNNKGGSGKSTTCSNLGAAMARAGKKVLLVDGDMQLNLSLAFFPEDWVLEHAQGEKNLYHAIGKQEDLTDYIVHTPYENLDLVPSSTLMSSIEYELFTKWQREFILRKCLQKVKDSEVYDYILIDAPPTLGGWVMNILCASDKVIIPVEASPWGMFGLANMFEFLNEVKQISPDLEVAGIAVTKVDTRKNYFKQTMETLHQLESIYVFEHVIRVDSSVEWSQDNSIPVVEYRKSSRSAKEYTELAEEVMNRVSR encoded by the coding sequence ATGGGAAAGACCGTGACGATCTGTTTTACCAATAACAAAGGCGGAAGTGGCAAATCTACCACCTGTTCAAACCTTGGTGCAGCTATGGCGCGTGCCGGAAAGAAAGTTTTGCTGGTGGATGGAGATATGCAGCTGAATCTGTCGCTGGCATTCTTCCCGGAAGACTGGGTGCTGGAGCATGCACAGGGAGAGAAGAACCTTTATCATGCGATTGGGAAACAGGAAGATCTGACTGATTATATCGTGCATACACCGTACGAGAATCTGGATCTGGTTCCGTCCTCTACCCTGATGAGTTCGATTGAATACGAACTTTTTACTAAATGGCAGAGAGAGTTTATCCTTCGGAAATGCCTGCAGAAGGTCAAAGATTCAGAAGTTTATGATTACATCCTGATCGATGCACCGCCGACACTTGGCGGTTGGGTCATGAACATTCTGTGCGCTTCGGACAAGGTGATCATCCCAGTAGAAGCGAGCCCGTGGGGGATGTTTGGCCTTGCAAATATGTTCGAATTTCTGAATGAAGTAAAGCAGATTTCGCCGGATCTTGAGGTTGCCGGAATTGCAGTGACCAAGGTGGATACCCGCAAGAATTACTTCAAACAGACAATGGAAACATTGCATCAGCTGGAGAGTATTTATGTATTTGAGCATGTGATCCGTGTAGACAGTTCTGTGGAATGGTCTCAGGATAACAGCATCCCGGTTGTAGAATACAGGAAATCCAGCAGAAGTGCAAAAGAATATACAGAGTTGGCAGAGGAGGTAATGAATCGTGTCAGTAGGTAA
- a CDS encoding type II toxin-antitoxin system HicB family antitoxin: MKFIYPAVFRKTDRGTYKGFFPDLAECYGEGETLDEAIEEANEAAYNWISLELDEDDCQLPPVSDEDDLELEDGDIVRNISVNIRFYEGWDE; encoded by the coding sequence ATGAAATTTATTTATCCTGCGGTTTTCCGCAAAACAGACAGGGGAACTTACAAAGGCTTTTTCCCGGATCTGGCTGAATGCTACGGTGAAGGTGAAACTCTGGATGAAGCTATAGAAGAAGCCAACGAAGCTGCTTATAACTGGATTTCTCTGGAGCTTGATGAAGATGACTGTCAGCTGCCTCCGGTTTCTGATGAAGATGATCTGGAACTGGAAGATGGAGATATTGTACGAAATATTTCCGTAAATATCAGATTCTACGAAGGCTGGGATGAGTGA
- a CDS encoding phosphoribosylanthranilate isomerase — MRIENRIKTKIKICGLRRREDILAVNESGPDYCGFIIEFPKSFRSVTAEKVRELVKELSPEIQPVGVFVNASMELVTGLLNDGTLAAAQLHGQEDETYIRELKQLSDKPIIKAFSVKTAEDIEKAVQSPADYILLDQGSGGTGKTFDWSLIPEIERPFFLAGGIGALNMKQAIYEIRPYAVDLSSSVETEKWKDPKKIRQVVDIVRRI; from the coding sequence ATGAGAATAGAAAATCGCATAAAAACAAAAATCAAAATATGTGGTCTCAGACGCAGAGAAGACATCCTGGCAGTGAATGAGTCTGGCCCGGATTACTGTGGATTTATTATAGAATTTCCAAAGAGCTTCCGGAGTGTAACGGCAGAGAAAGTCCGGGAACTGGTAAAAGAACTTTCACCGGAAATCCAGCCGGTCGGAGTATTTGTAAATGCTTCAATGGAACTGGTTACAGGGCTTCTGAATGATGGAACACTTGCAGCAGCACAGCTTCATGGACAGGAAGATGAAACTTACATCAGAGAATTAAAACAGTTATCAGATAAGCCCATTATCAAAGCTTTTTCTGTAAAAACAGCAGAAGATATTGAAAAAGCAGTACAGAGTCCGGCGGATTATATTCTTCTGGATCAGGGCAGTGGAGGAACAGGAAAGACATTCGACTGGTCATTGATTCCGGAAATAGAGCGACCGTTTTTTCTTGCCGGGGGAATCGGTGCTTTGAATATGAAACAGGCGATTTATGAAATCCGGCCATATGCTGTGGACCTAAGCAGCAGTGTAGAGACAGAAA
- a CDS encoding helix-turn-helix domain-containing protein: protein MSVFSDTLTRYIEHKNIKVFSLAKYCNLDRSTMYKILNGKRNPPSSEVFEKMTQFMHLTPIEYNFLKETLEITQVGPDTYYTRKSVENFICQFPDQPATDITGSSFSPDPVSEQCQTDCISLVSQQHIDYYVHQMILSESVHADGKIAMFIQPDYKFLFSLLASLHASASLKIDHIFCVGTEYAFTKDHQLINLKYLREIFPLYMAGLDYSLWYYYDRIQSHYYNFNLFPCMILTSDAAILCSSDYQNGIFIKSPDVVQLLWNQFISYKEQCSLFFRPAPLTPENHRAVIDSMFDTFYDQNDLIGIQPEPCLTPFFTGNLLHEIFNYDLPQADAILAAAEQAFQMNMVKIQNEQFLIYSTREGLLQFAKTGLTDEIPEIFYHPLTVEQRIEILNGVRQCCETGVYRFLQKPLSHLPHNLHFCIRGTMGSMVFRNNTGQIIVLNIEETCLVSIFRDYLEHMNPASYYSTEKAVELVDQIIHDLQDNRD from the coding sequence ATGTCTGTTTTTTCTGATACACTTACCCGTTATATCGAACACAAAAATATAAAAGTCTTTTCTCTGGCAAAATATTGTAATCTGGATCGTTCTACCATGTACAAAATCCTCAATGGAAAACGGAACCCGCCATCTTCTGAAGTTTTTGAAAAGATGACACAGTTCATGCATCTTACACCTATAGAATACAACTTTCTGAAAGAAACACTGGAGATCACTCAGGTTGGACCCGATACATATTACACTCGAAAGAGTGTGGAAAATTTTATCTGTCAGTTTCCGGATCAGCCTGCCACCGATATCACAGGAAGTTCTTTCTCACCGGATCCTGTATCTGAGCAGTGCCAGACTGACTGTATTTCACTGGTCTCTCAGCAACATATCGACTATTATGTACATCAGATGATACTTTCTGAATCCGTTCATGCAGATGGCAAAATTGCCATGTTCATTCAACCGGATTATAAATTTCTTTTCAGTCTCCTCGCCAGTCTGCATGCATCTGCATCGCTGAAGATTGACCACATCTTCTGTGTTGGAACCGAATATGCCTTTACCAAAGATCACCAGCTGATCAATTTGAAATATCTTCGTGAAATTTTTCCTTTATATATGGCTGGACTGGATTATTCCCTCTGGTATTATTACGACAGAATTCAGTCACATTATTACAATTTTAATCTTTTTCCTTGTATGATTCTGACATCTGATGCTGCTATCCTCTGCAGTTCCGATTATCAGAATGGCATATTCATCAAATCTCCTGATGTCGTACAGCTTTTATGGAATCAGTTTATATCCTACAAAGAACAGTGCAGTCTTTTTTTCAGACCTGCTCCTCTTACTCCCGAAAATCACAGGGCAGTTATTGACAGCATGTTTGATACCTTCTATGACCAGAATGATTTGATCGGTATTCAGCCTGAACCATGTCTGACACCTTTTTTTACCGGAAACCTCTTACATGAAATATTTAATTATGATCTTCCGCAGGCAGATGCTATCCTTGCGGCAGCAGAGCAGGCTTTTCAGATGAATATGGTTAAAATCCAGAATGAGCAGTTTCTGATCTATTCTACTCGGGAAGGACTTCTGCAGTTTGCAAAAACCGGACTCACAGATGAAATCCCTGAGATTTTCTATCACCCTTTAACTGTGGAACAACGTATTGAGATTTTGAATGGTGTTCGCCAATGCTGCGAAACCGGTGTCTATCGATTCCTTCAGAAACCTTTAAGCCATCTGCCCCACAACCTTCACTTCTGTATTCGCGGGACTATGGGAAGTATGGTTTTCAGAAATAACACCGGGCAGATCATTGTACTGAACATAGAGGAAACCTGCCTGGTCAGTATTTTTCGTGACTATCTGGAGCATATGAATCCAGCCAGTTACTATTCTACCGAAAAAGCAGTGGAACTGGTTGACCAGATCATTCACGACCTGCAGGACAACAGAGATTAA